The window TGTATGATTTTCATTCAACTAACAtggtttatttattgtaagattAATGTAATGAAAAGGGCTTAGAAAACCTTACGTTTTTAACTCTTAAGCAGAAATTCACTATGGAAGATAACCTCCAATATCACACACTAGCCACTGCTTCAATGAATAGAATTTgccaataaaatgtttagaacatcatcagtttttacatagaatgaTGGCTAAGAGTTCAAAAACTGCTGAAAATGTGTTATGACCATCAATTTGTCTAGTGTAATGTAAGCACTCATCTCCTGATGGACCAGAACTCACAGTACTAAAACTCATGTTTCGATACTTCTAAtgaatagtccattgtgtagatttgtgtttaataatgagtgaagaaattgaaaacattaaatagTTTACTTGCAATTAAATATACTGCAAAAACTGTAAAGGTCATGTGGTTGAAAAATAAAAGGCCACAAAGGCATTGTGACCTTTGCTTTCAAAGTTACTGACTGCATTTTGAAAGGTATAATATTATCCACAGTTTCAAGAAAACCACTTATGTGATATAACCAAATAGTCAGAAAACTCTATAGAGTGCATATGCTGCCTAAAAATCAAAACAAGTACCAAATTTCTAGCTCCTATATGGCAGCAGATTACAGCTACCAAGGTGTAGCTTTGGAAAGTAATCTCGGATAATCTGCACAGGAGCCAGGTGCAAtatgttctacattactaaagtATGTGACAATGTGCCATAGTAATACATGCATATAGAAATATATGTGCTTAACTAATGTacactatcttacaaacagtcaCTCATAATTATCTGATAATACAAAGAGATCAACACACAGAACATCAAACCTGATCCGGACCTTAAAACTCAACAATATGAGGTTTACTGTGATTACGGACCCAGaaggtattattttaaaatacagtgcacattaattttattaatacaggtGAAAGAATATCCCAGTTTTGATGTATCTGACATATAGTAAATTTTTCAAGAAAGATAAGAAAACTGTGAGACAACACAAGCTTATAACTGAATGGTGGTGCAAGATATTTCAACTGAAAGATTCATAAATTTGAGTTATCAGCGGTAAATAAAATTCACATACATAATTTATATAGCCTATCAAATGTAAACATGGAGTAACCAGTGTCATGCAAATTAAACTATAAGTACACAAGATTGTTTCAGTATGAAAGTGTTGGCCACTCTGGTCCATTTGTGCCTACACTGTCTTATCATAAAAACTCTTATTCCTACACGTTCACATGCAAACCTTAACTACTCCACATATTCCTGTGAGTATTGTGGAACATTTACTCTAGATGCAGAACCCTATGTCACATCAACAAGTAGGACTCCAATCTAAACGATAGGCCATCATGTTCCTCGGTAAGGGTCATTATGACCAGTTGAGAAAAACTGCTCATATTAGTTATCCTATACTTCAGGCTTAAAGAAAAGGGAAGGGTCATTGCTGTCAcatcttttcaaaattaataacttcCTGCAGAAATATTAgcagtttgtataatatattaactgACATTAGCAGAAGAATTTACAGCACACTATGAATTCATAGCAGTATGTCTAAACTTAATTAAGTGAAAGCTAAAAATAGTAAATGTGATGTATCAAACGTGCCAATGATTCATGAGCAGAATGTAGAGTGGGATCATTGTATACACATGTGTACCACACTCCTATTGGTGTGGTGATCTTCTGCAAGACTACATCATCGTGCCATGGTGCAAGCACAGATCAGATTAAGTGGGAATATTAATAAGATTGGTGGCTTCGAACTATTTGGCAGATCATACAAACTCaagagaaatataacataaaacaccAGTCATCACCAATGATGAAGAACCATACAAACCGTGTATGAGAAGTATATCATACAGATAACAAAAAACACCTGTCATCACCAATGATAAAGAACCATACAAACTGTAATCAGAATTACACCATacagatgaaataaaatacatcatCACCAGTGATGAAGAACCATACAAACTGTGTATCAGAAGTACATCATACAGATGACATAAAACACCAGAGATGAAGAACCATATCAACTGTGTATCAGAAGTACACCATacagatgaaataaaacacatcacCAGTCATGAAAAACCATACAAACTTTGTATCAGAAGTACATCATATAGATGACATAAAACACCAGTCATCACTAGTGGTGAAGTACCATTCAAACTGTGTATGAGAAGTACATCATACAGATTACATAAAACACCAGTCATGAAAAACATACAAACTGTGTATCAGAAATACAtcatacagataaaataaaacaaatcatctCCAGTGATGATGAACCATACAAACTGTGTATCAGAAGTATATCATACAGATGACATAAAACACCAGAGATGAAGAACCATACAAACTGTTATCACAAGTACAACATACAGATGACATAAAACATTGTGATGAAGAACCATACACACTGTGTACCAGAAGTATATCACACACATAACATAAAACACCAGTGATGAAAAACTATATAAACTGTGTATCAGAAGTACACCATACAGATGACATAAAACACCAATGATGAAGAAACATATAAATTGTATATCAGAAGCACACGATGCAGATGACATAAAACACCAGTCATCAACAGTGATGAAGAACCATGCAAACTGTGTATCAAAAGTATATCACACAGATAACATAAAACACCAGTGATGAAAAACCATACAAACTGTGTATCAGAAGTACACCATACAGATGACATAAGATACCAGTCATCACTAGTGATGAAGAATCATACAAACTGTGTATCAGAAGTACATCATACAGATGACATAAAACACAAGTGATGAAGAACCATACAAACTGTGTAACAGAATATATCACACAGATGACATAAAACACCAGTCATCACCAGTGATGAAAAACCATTCAAACTGTTATCAGAAGTACATTATACAGACAACACGAAACATCAAGCATCATCAGTGATGAAGAACCATTCAAACTGTGTATCAGTTTAAGGAATGTTAAAGCTGTAAGATTTATAGatgtttaaaactgaataatCAGTCATGGTATAATACTTTCTGAGCCTGTCTACAAGaccaaatattttttactttctagCATGTTTAATAAACCCAACATTTTTTACATTCTGATCTTATTTACCAGATCtaacatcttttttattttattagcctGTCTACTAGACCCAACACTTTTTTACCTTCTCAGCCTGTTTACTAGAtccaacatttttttattttattagcctGCCTACTGGATCCAACATTTTTTGCTTTCTAAACCTGCACATCAGAttcatctttttttattttgtggtcCTATTTAACAAATCataagcaaataaaaaaacatttgcagCATTAACCTAGAGTTTTATGGATTATGTGTGTTCTCACAGATTAGAGTAGATGTTATGTTTCTTATATATGTTGTGTGTATTTTCACTGTGACAACTTAGACTAAGTGTCACTTTACATGTGAGAGGTAAACTTAAAGTTACAGGAGCTGAAAAGAAGAAATTACAGTAAACAATGCCACTCAAAAGAGAAGGGCATAAACCCAGAATTGTTAGCAGAGATATAAATTCAAAAGTATCTACCTGTGTAAGGCAACCAAGGTCTGCCAAAACATGTCATATTCTTtaatcaaaacttatttaatttgtttttataatgtaattttcatacccttgttgataagtatatttttCAAGCATCTGGATCATTAGATGTTTTTGATACACCTATGAGTCAAAAAGATATTGAAACACTTTTTATTTGGAATGAAAATTTATTCACCACTTTTTTCCTTGGCTATTGTTAACTTTCAGGTGAAACATATTAATCTGATGAATATATTATCCATCAAATAGAGAACCATTAGATTGTTATACAGCAATAAAGTCATCAAATGCACACATGACATAGTGAGGTCACAATCAGGTTcattataatatgaaacataattttaatctCCCTAAGTTGTGAATTGTTTTTTAGTTATGTCTAAATCATCAACTTCTCACTTGCAAGTCTCCCTGTTTGGGAGAAGTTAACACTCACAACACTGCAGAACATGTACCACGAGCAAACAACTTCACATCTTTTTCTTCTACTTTAAACTGCATGATTTTCTTTGATAACTTGTCAGATGTCTCTGTAACTGTaatctgaaaagaaaaaacataagTTGAATTAATTTGTAGAATTAATAGATTGTATATAAACTAACTCAATTCTATACATTAATGAAAAGAGAAGACACAAGTTGAATTAATCTGTAGGGTTAAATAGATTGTATGTGAAGTAACTTAATTAGCTTAATAAGAAGAGTAAATGGTAAAGATTGGgtgatgtttgttaataaaagtaaatgGTGAAGATTTTGTGATgttctttaataaaagtaaattgtGAAGATTGGATGatgttctttaattaaaaaaaacagtggaGATTGGGTGATgttctttaataaaagtaaattgtGAAGATTGGATGatgttctttaataaaaaaaaacagtggagATTGGGTGATGTTCTTTAATAAATGTAAGTTGTGAAGATTGGGTGatgttctttaataaaaataaacggTGAAGATATTTTTTGACAGAAACTGAGGATGTTGATATCAGATTTCTATTTTGATGTTTCTATGAGGTAATTATCATGaccagaaaacaaaataacatggCGAGTTGTAGCAGGATCTGGAAAACTGGTGTTCTAGCAGTCAGACCTTAACCTCCTTACTGAATATGTAACTTGTAGATGGTGAATGTTTTAGCTTCTATCAGCCAGACCTTAAACTCACTATTGAATATGTAACTTGTAATGGTGAGTGTAGTGGGTTGTAGCACCCAGATCTCAACCCCATATTGAATCTATAGCTTGTAGAAAGTAAGTGGTATTGGATTCTGAGAAATTGTAGGTTCTAGCAGCCAGATCTTTACCCAATATTGAATCCATAGCCTGTAAATGGTGAGTTGAAGTGGGTTCTAGCAGCCAGATCTTAACCCCATATCAAATCTGTAGCTTGTAGAAGGTAAGTAGTAATGGATTCTAAGAAACTGTAAGTTCCAGCAGCAAGATCTTAACCCAATATTAAATCTGTATCCTGTATATGGTAAGTTAAAGTGAGTTCTAGCAGTCAGATCTTAACCCAGTATTGAATATGTAGCTTGTAGATGATGAGTTGTAGTGGGTTCTAGCAGTCAGATCTTAACCCAGTATTAAATCTGTATCCTGTATATGGTAAGTTGAAGTGAGTTCTAGCAGTCAGATCTTAACCCAGTATTAAATCTGTATCCTGTATATGGTAAGTTGAAGTGAGTTCTAGCAGTCAGATCTTAACCCAATATCAAATGTTAATGTTACTCCTCTTTCAAgggtaataaaaattgttactGGAATTATGGACACATTAGTTTCATTACACCAGCTGTGGGAaaggttttggaaagtctgttaaatgatgctttgcaaagtaatttaatgaagtctaaaattttattggatagtcaaaaTGGTTTCACTAAgtgaaaatcttgccttacagaTCTTTTGACATTCTGTCAaaacattactgtttatatagatgaaggtaagagtgtagatttggtataaatggattttcaaaaagcatttgacaaggtatCACATAAATGAATTATAACACAATGATCTTGTAGATGTAGGGGATAAGTTGGCTATTTGAATAGAAAACTAGCTGGATGAAAGAGAGGGCTGCTATAAATAGAGTTTGGTAAAACTGGATTTATGTTGCAAGAGAAATATTTCAGAACCTCTGCtcttttaatatatatcagtgaaataaataaaggaattGTAAATATGACCCACAAATAGCTCCCAATTAAGCTATGCActtgctgatgatattaaaatCTTAGGTGTTGTTGGATTTAAAgaagatgctgctgctttacaaatgGATTTAgttcatttagtgagttgggtaaaTACATGAGAAgtggattttaattataacttaaatagGAATAACCGTAATAGTATCATCAAAGAAAGGGGTCTCGAtataatggttgatcagtctgtTAAGACATTCAAGTAGCATGCTATTGTTAGTGGTAGAGCAAATGGGAATATAGGTTATATCTACAGACATTCTGAATACGAGTCTAAAGAGgttaaaatttcattatatagGTCACTTTGCTAGGCTCATTTTGAGTATTGTGTTCATTCTCAGGCTCCTTACTTTAagggcattgaattgttggaaacaATTAAGAAGAAGGCTTTTAGGGTGATATCTGGGATGAAAAGTTGTGATATGATGAAAGTTCAAgatttctgaaattgttttctcttataATAAGTAGAGTTAGAAGGGACCcaattgagatgtttaagattattaatggAATTGTCTGTGTTGATGGGAAGagttatcttcagctaagacGGCTTTAGTTTTTTAACAGGGCAaatggcctttggaatgggttgctttgGATATAGTGGAAGCAGTATATGCGAGTTTAATAGAAAacttaataaacatataaatgataagggcttgtaatgagttttattttataatggatGAAACAGCCTAGATGAACTGAACAAATAGGGCCTTATTGTCCCTGagtattatattatgtatgttaaGCCCAAAGTATACCACTTAGATTTTTTTCACAACACCTACCTTATCAGTTTAAGTTCTAAAGCTACATTAACcacatcaaaacaaaacaatttaattaaagacaaagttgaaattaaaactttctaaTTACATTGTATCTCGAACTAATAAAACATCTCACTAAAAAGATGAACATAAAATTTGTACAGTTAGAGACTTTCATGTTGAATCCTAGTTTTTTTcccttttatatttatatcaaaagaAAAACCTTCATCTCATGTATCTATTAACACTGAATTTGAGGACTGTGatgaaaactagaaatatttacACCTTTAATTTCTATCAAATTAAGTTGTTAATGTTTAGAAAAGCTAGCATCCTGATAACTTTATCTCagaatttcaattaatttaattaattttgagatTACCAATTAACTTTCATTACTGTAAGGAACCGAGTTCATTTATGAAATCCTGTTAGACCCAGATAAATGTAACACTCAAGACAAGAATCTTTACAGTTATTTAAGTGTTTAGCACATATTTATGGATGAAGACAGCCAAAAACGTGTTTGCAATTATAAGGTGATTAATTAATCACTTAGTGTTTTCTAACCtaactactttatatgtattaaaatttaaaataatttatgactaAAGGCACAGGTGTACAAACAATGTTGTTAATACTTGTGTCTTACTAACAGATGTAAATTtcatttcagtaattttaaactaataaatggTAAAATTGATTAGGATATTACTGTTTTCAAATTAGTGAGAATCCATTGTAAACACAAAACTCtgatataactaaaataaatagtttatcagAGCAGCtataattattcttaaataaatttcacataggacttctaataatttttaatataatagtgTACAATTCAAATTTCTAAaccagtaaatataaatatttgcaaATGAAATACTAACCTCACCATCCACTTCTCTACTCTGTCCTGTTAGGAGTCCATTTATTTGAATACATTTATCAGAGGAGTGACTCAAGTAGTTCAACAATATATCGCTATCATCAACTTCAGTGCTACCTCCTACTACCAAGCACCCTCCTGTCTTTCTTAGAATAAGggaattacaataatttataaagtctATCACTTCAATATTTGTAGCACCGAGActctgaagaactgataaatcATCTATAAGTATCAAAACATTCAAATCTTCAGTGGCActcttgtttaatatttcaactttctCTTTGATAGACATATACAATTCCATTAAACTGTGATCTCTACAattcataataaaagaaaatggatTGTTTGAACAATTTTCTTCTTCAAAATATGACTCaattaaattattcaataacttCAATCCATCAACACAAAGAAGTTTTCCTTCTTCCACAACCTTCTTCAAGTTAATTCCAAGTTTCAATGCAACGTTGTGGTAATGATTAAAAGATTGTGCAATGTTTACCAGAATGACAGGGCAGCTGTTCTTTAAAAACAGAGCGATCATGTTATGAAGAACAAAACTGGAGTCAGAATGGTTATCATTAGTCACTGAAATAAATTTCCTCTTCGGcagatttttttcaaattgaagGAAAATATTCAGGTCTCTGAACATCGTACACAAAAAATTATGAGGCAAAGCTTGGACTTTTGTTAGAGATATTAACTGTAAAACTTTACCTTCGAACACACTACGCTAAAAGTAATACTCTTAGTAACAGCGAAACCGCAccaattacaatattattagtagtagttaGAGTTAACAACAGTGAATCAGTAGGGTataccaaatataaaaacaaaaacacttacgCCTAACACTATAGTTTAATtgtaactatttatatataaacaaacatttaacaactaCCAGAGAAGACTGTGTTGACTATCTCTACACAGGTCACAAATTTTACCCTCAATGTTTACCTgtacaacaaaacaattattttatcataGGTTACAGAGGGCACAAGCATCGCTTCTACAGTAccagtgaaataaaaaatgtcaacgatatgttatttttaataaacattttgtaaatgatgctatatatatatatagtcatttcacttatatttaaaaaaataacatataattatttagaaGAGATTTATATACTTTCTTGATTCACCATAACGTCGATTATAGTACCAAACAAACCgcttactaaatattttttatgtgccAAATGATTATACGCGTTCCTTCCAGATGCTCGCAGTACTTTATCATTTCATAAGCTCCGtatcccagtggtacagcagcaAGTGTACGAATTTAGAACCCTAAAATCCGAGGCTAGATTCctcgcagtggacacagcagattgccCAATGTGGTTTTCCTCTGGAAACAAACAAGTCTTTCGTAAGTTTTTGTCAAAGTTAATGGtagttatatatttaatgaaatacctAATAGCATGttatttgaattttgctcaaatgAATTGCGTATAccctataattaaaaatatacccGAGCAATACATGACATTTTCATTTGTTGGTTTCAAGTGAATTTTGGGACGGCAAGCATGTTCGCCAATCTGACGATCAGTAAAAGTGTCAATTTAACATTTAACGTCAAGTTTGTTTAAACTTGTTTAAAGTTTCAATTTAGCGGGGTCTTTGTTTAGCCTATTCTGTTTGTAACACTATATTCATATGACAGTTCTCTAGAAATTTTTAGGAATCGAACGAATGAAAAGTAACTCCGTAGATGTGGTGGATAGATTGGATCTTTGGGCAAAAAATTAGCCAAGTAGAAGAAAACagaaggttgttataaatggagttcagtcaaattggattaatgtcagGAGTAGAGGTCCCTCTGGGTTCATTCTTAACATCTTTGTTAATGTTTGATTTACATTAGTGGCATAGAAGAAggaatagttaaaataataattaaatttactgATAACATTACATTTTTGTGGTatagctaaattacaataaatggaCAGTAATGCACATGGGACATCAAAATTTAATGGTTCATATAACTgcgatgggaataaccttaacagtattaTAAATGAAAGAAATCATGTAGTTTTTGTTGATCAGTTTGTTAAGCATTGTGGTGCTGGTAGTAACAAGACAAATACGAGTTTAGGTTATATCAACAGAAATATTAAACAGAAGTCTAAAGACATCTAATGTTATCACATACGTCATCGGTTACGTCATATttagaaaggacattgaattgttggaaatggttagGAGAAGGAATGCTACaattaatatttgtgataaaaatattatcgTATGAAAATAGGTTAACACCTATTAGAGTTAGAAGCGATTTGACTGAGGTAGCTAAGATCATAAAGAGACTTCATAGAGTTGATggatcatctttttttttttcatatttaatggtgaaCATGGTAAAACTAGGGAACATAGATATAAATTATGGCGGAGAATAATTCATCTtgagctaagacaattttattctTCTAATAGGGGGAGTTGGCTTCTGATATGGGTTTACTTCGGATCTTGtggatgcagttaatttaaaagAGTTGAACAGAACACTCagtgaatattttaatgataaaggCTGGTTAAAAGCGTTTTTTTATCTTTCGGTGTATCAAAAAGTTGTATCGTTGAAAGTTCGTTACATAACATGGTATTTCAGGAGTATGATTAAAAGTCATTACAAATTTGCAATTCCCTAAAGAAATCGATAGCAATTTATGGATATTTGAataatgacagaaaaataaaacaaagagaaaacagTGACTGATATgtgttaaatttttcttttggGTTTTTTCTCAAAGCTAAATAAGGGCCATCTGAGCAAATTCATATCTAATTTTGAGTTGAGAAGTTACATATCAGCCTTTGGGCTATCTTTGTCTGGTCGAATAATGggactttataattattttcaccgCCTTAAAAGTGCAGAGAGAGTTTATGTGGAAATTTCTTACGAATCACGAATTCTTTGTTTTATAGGCTGAATAGGATATCATCTATATCACGCGcgttcttaataaaaataaaaactatgccCACGAGCATTATATTTGTTTCtgagtttcgcgtaaagctagtcgagggctatctgcgctagccatccataatttagcagtgtaagactagagggaaggcagctagtcatcaccacccaccgtcaactcttgggctactcttttatcaacgaatagtgggattgaccgtaacattataacaccccacacctgacagggagagtatgtttggtgcaaccgggattcgaatccgcaaccctcggattacgagtcgaacgccttaacacacttggacaTGCTGGGCCTCCACGAGCATTATAAGAAAATTGAAACGTCAACTAAAACgtaaggaaaacaaaattaaaaaggacaaaacaaatgttttaagaaatttataataAGGTTTGAAGAACagttaagtaaaacaataaataaagaaaaagagacagcaattttatgttataaaatatactgtCCGCTGAAAAATGCCCCATTTGTCAGAAAGTTGTGAACAAAAGTCATGAGTAAAATAAGAATAGTATAATGAAATAGACTGAAGCAGTTTATGTGGGGTAATATCACTAGTAATACCACTATTCGATACCTATTAATATTACGCACTATTCAATGCCTATTAATATCACTATTCAACACCTATTAATACCACTATTCAATACCTATTAATATCGCTATTCGATAACTATTCATACCACTATTCAATGTCTATTAGTAGAACTATTCGATACctattgtaaaattaaagtttataaccAAGAATctgaataaaaatgtcaaataataATGGAACGAatcttataatttattgttagaaACTGAATAGTCCCATCAATTTTGTAACTTTTGGTGTATAAGTTcattaatttgtgattttttgatgttaaatatattattgatatgAACGTGCTTTGTAGTTAATATAAGAAACATAATACACTGAATGggtaaagtgaaagaaaagtGTCGTTGATGTTATTAAGTTCTTCACATTATATAGCTGCACAATAAATACACTTAATATTCTGAGAATTGTTTAATCTAGAAGTTTAAATTCAATGGAGATCCATCTTCTCGCTCTTTGGTTAATTTGTACATATGAGAAGTGGAATTCGCCGAAACTAGCATAAaccaataacacacgttgatcaaaaTGTAGGTTAAATCTAACCCCAATTTAAACTTCGAGGTTGAATTATTTTCGAAATACTAAGTACCTGTCCCTGGTGTTTCAGTTAATTGAATCATACAATATTAAGAATTTTACTCCGGAAATAATATTGGAAGACATAGATTCGAAGTTCAAGGAAAGCAAAGAATATTAAAAAGAGATAGATTTGGAGATTCACAAATACAAATTCGATATAGATATAAAAACCAGTTTCGAAAATTCATTTCTTCTTAAGAATGTTGTTTCTGGAAGCAGGCTAATCAATATATTTCTAATTCATGTGAACTAATCCACCACTAAGTTATTTCTAATGTTCAAGTTACTAATTCTTCTTCCTATCAAATTAACGATGCTGTAGATTAAAATGTAACTCAACAGATGTAATTCTGAATATACACAGTGGTgtttttgaaactttaattacaGTTCTTCTATTGTATTGGATTGTCTGTAAAGAACTGGTGTAAGTCATGAGAACTATGCTGTGAACGAAGAGATCGACGAAAGAACCAGCATGATTGTAGCAATTGTGTTGAAGAACACATGAGAGTGTTGTTGTCAATGTGGTTTGTTCTCTGCCTCAGAGTAATAGCGGGGATAAATATATCATCGTTCTAAAATAATGTATCAACAAATAACCAAAAGCATATGTTGTTCCTAACCACGAAACTGAAACTGTTAGAAGGAATTAAATCATCAGAATGTTTGGGGTACCTGTAGAACTTGACGCAGACCAGAGACGAAACTTTAAGTCTGTCTTATTTGTTGAAATGCTTCATATCCTTGTAACATAGAAGACTAGAAAAACGTTATTCATCCATCTTTCGACTGGATGCAGGAGAGATACAAACACATACTTTGGAATCAATGAGAAATTTTGtaactgaacattaaaacaaatgtggAAATAAGGCTTTCTACTGTTTGGAGAAAACTTAAAGTCTCGGAATTTGTG of the Tachypleus tridentatus isolate NWPU-2018 chromosome 13, ASM421037v1, whole genome shotgun sequence genome contains:
- the Elp6 gene encoding elongator complex protein 6 produces the protein MFRDLNIFLQFEKNLPKRKFISVTNDNHSDSSFVLHNMIALFLKNSCPVILVNIAQSFNHYHNVALKLGINLKKVVEEGKLLCVDGLKLLNNLIESYFEEENCSNNPFSFIMNCRDHSLMELYMSIKEKVEILNKSATEDLNVLILIDDLSVLQSLGATNIEVIDFINYCNSLILRKTGGCLVVGGSTEVDDSDILLNYLSHSSDKCIQINGLLTGQSREVDGEITVTETSDKLSKKIMQFKVEEKDVKLFARGTCSAVL